A genomic region of Helicoverpa zea isolate HzStark_Cry1AcR chromosome 8, ilHelZeax1.1, whole genome shotgun sequence contains the following coding sequences:
- the LOC124632470 gene encoding mucin-3A-like produces the protein MFRIKLSKMAFEMNDLKGILFLVLFAMPMVATLNINCHGKAFHCVNSTHFMICVDLGGGVSTTIDDFVIPCPATTVCHEENTFECDFPKIEVIPPLQVLGVYEQSDTSGKNLVTESVTIPTTTSDIISEFIENITATTLPTPKVVKPVLILEEHIQQPTQVDNRNTTDPGMQATSSFVNKTNNIANNNQTNINTIITSTVDYSSFDTVTETFTDNISDPITGATNLMSVLPENVTVTTSLPDVSTLNYLNANISPTNYQNKTQQITKQDGNAKNMSNTINIVPEVNGKKTVQNLTKSNFTTETLINSTTESVNISKSVSEAGIVQATTDMSSLGLVDLILGTQSTNPIMNIANNSTSNFDNDVTTVDPYTKQDTNDSGSTFSEAATPTETILTDMLISTEQISTTPSINTNLEALNNTDINYNSFTEFNFSDQITTTENLPKTTTQCFDLQQKKVSSTQRSTTPTYVEVSTTVDQTKEIISTKDLTIVFNNNSYQINTDKNQSLLSENNMSDVIKTTDTIKIHYGVSSTEPTLLLSTSVKHAAIDTPTAEKPPQVSQNEVPSHVIKLKNESSVTEGPYITINEPKKDIVQNDTILIIFTATVPNTVTEATLVTEDNTMFSTQLTEVISKSPVTGKTSLVNEPKQETVKNTTPVTIKTTKTTNDARSNSATDARDNFVLSTQFTEIANKPTQKTLENNIDTTINTIEIANDVMVNTATEAVDSSILPTQFTEVISKSPVTDKPTLANEPKQEIVENKTDVTMNPTDVSNNERTNSASEAVDYSMLSTQFIQVTNKSPVTDKPNTINESKRTTVENNSVLKTTASYDTKLTSITELLNISTLSANFAKVTNESRDAEPPNIVNEHKQERTGDMMKKYSDTEALSNSTFSVHFTGATNKSPVAEYISIRNGSNQDGAQNNKFIIIHTTTASGIFQKESVKDATYNSTFSNHFTITESPVIAYPYVVDEPKQETTENIKNTVLSASTTTAPNDIGTNSLKDDFTRFEHFIKETTELPATPYPHVINELKQHVVASDTLLTNYAMAPENARKELVKNATENNFDGVTTESTYSSNIAGRKQTIVDSSQLLIVHTTAPDILTTKSNTEFVDNSAYIAHSNVNQPKQESVKTSAISPVNTISANNYGTEPKVKDSTTVSDLVTNEPAGLIGENNTRIDHVRAKIGETYQENITTDFTNPPKHLETTTLGLFSTNNEPVATFQDAVATTTYKNNLKNSLTKLFPLKVADINKTDNIGFVNKDIGTAPNTAMNPDVSPIISLPEIPPLNKFVGAPTSSLPEIVDTVSKKDSTKVYEKLLMDGPQNADINGHSTTEYIPETSTTHAIDGIDYTNIKKISSFGMNTQSIISVTTETAFASLGTSVDWSASDKTDRVNTETVLSEISTKTDTGPTRYTTDKISSSTVINYIDKSIKIVSESNLVNSSNAIQSRKLEPSNLNPLLSPDYIKTIRPQDSSMYITTSDYNPADFTQVEQPVTKKFEVLQQKPTTIVDLFKPVTDTYTLPAVEEKTENIKRVSVTEATLPRNSVFKGINPTSQDFNYVTEKNNIYVSSQEPMLNKLNKIPKVDTEFSINNAMASTTILPKTFKTLVIRNNDMIITDASIFTSSSTPPVPVENNLKIYKELPISSSKPTETKTTEYYSVKPVLPITEVPFVKTTTVASQPSKIPTQTMPKSVSETDSDILKTTGFPKLLIQMENNKSTRSTKGKTTETVSLATEPDSMVETIKVEAIPNPVVSYTITNNNSTDGIKTGKSKIDHESIVIGNVYKTIGPSKTTDLKLLEDNSKVEAINPKSDWIKSDIDVDIAKIKETSIEDTTKSSGFASKSGPAIKTLLPIPTATVLVRPKVNQTADSIQLSSVAIHPTIATQIESTIPKTEPKPITKENQKTVTNAFITVNNKTSDGKLQFQEPVRNTTDSYHMNNAKANVTTSYHKLSLQNNTFNDDLTEHLISTNHTITTEVQNHLNESDKQSNKTNYSVTSNITSTHYQNNTALKINSGDKGYSISVSTPQVFSCLNRTRGKYSDKRDCRKFYTCIGNLQPMIGTCPNNTVFSEINKQCTRNLSHCVRNNQFRCLLGGRFSDFFKDNIYYICVKNNIHGFIRYKLKCQSGYHLNKATVKCEKDEEISIQSASSISEANNEESTTVKIKSDKITKTGFKCENEGNFPYDKDCKKYYVCTKIKSDYQWKIKKCPSDEVYDKKKKKCVDSDSGEC, from the exons ATGTTTCGAATTAAATTATCGAAGATGGCTTTCGAAATGAACGACCTCAAAGGAATTTTATTTCTG GTACTGTTCGCTATGCCAATGGTAGCAACCCTAAACATAAACTGCCACGGCAAAGCCTTCCACTGCGTCAACTCCACACATTTTATGATATGCGTGGATTTGGGAGGGGGCGTGTCTACAACCATAGATGATTTCGTCATACCATGCCCAGCCACAACAGTGTGCCATGAAGAAAATACTTTTGAGTGCGATTTTCCTAAAATAGAAGTGATACCTCCACTTCAAGTTCTTGGTGTTTATGAACAAAGTGATACTAGTGGAAAAAATTTAGTGACCGAAAGTGTAACAATACCAACGACAACAAGTGATATAATCAGTGAGTTCATAGAAAATATTACTGCAACAACTTTGCCGACCCCTAAAGTAGTAAAGCCTGTATTGATTTTGGAAGAGCATATTCAACAACCGACGCAAGTTGATAATCGAAATACTACAGACCCTGGTATGCAAGCGACTTCTAGTTTTGtcaataaaactaataatattgcaaataataaccaaacaaatattaatacaataattaCTTCAACAGTCGATTATTCTAGCTTTGACACTGTAACAGAAACTTTTACTGATAATATAAGCGATCCAATTACAGGAGCTACTAATTTAATGTCTGTTCTACCAGAAAATGTTACTGTAACTACATCACTTCCCGATGTTTctactttaaattatttaaatgctaACATATCTCCtacaaattaccaaaataaaactcaacaaataACAAAACAGGATGGTAATGCCAAAAACATGAGCAATACAATTAATATTGTCCCAGAAGTAAACGGCAAAAAAACTGTTCAAAACCTTACAAAATCAAATTTTACTACTGAAACTTTAATAAACAGTACCACTGAGAGTGTGAATATTTCGAAATCAGTTTCGGAAGCTGGAATCGTCCAAGCTACGACTGATATGTCTTCACTAGGGTTGGTGGATTTAATTTTAGGCACCCAGAGCACAAATCCTATCATGAATATTGCGAACAATAGTACAAGTAATTTTGATAACGATGTTACAACAGTGGATCCATACACTAAGCAAGACACCAATGATAGTGGTAGTACATTTTCAGAAGCCGCTACACCTACAGAAACAATATTAACGGACATGCTTATTTCTACTGAGCAAATAAGCACGACTCCTTCAATAAATACGAATTTAGAAGCTTTAAATAATACTGACATAAATTACAATTCTTTTACggaatttaattttagtgaTCAGATTACAACAACTGAAAACCTTCCAAAAACCACTACACAATGCTTTGATTTACAACAGAAGAAAGTTTCAAGTACGCAAAGATCTACGACACCAACTTATGTTGAAGTTTCCACCACAGTTGACCAAACTAAGGAAATAATTTCAACTAAAGATTTAACAATagtctttaataataattcgtATCAGATAAATACTGATAAAAACCAATCATTACTATCAGAAAACAATATGAGCGATGTTATAAAAACTACTGATACGATAAAGATCCATTACGGTGTTTCAAGTACAGAGCCTACTTTGTTGCTGTCAACTAGTGTTAAACATGCTGCAATTGATACGCCCACTGCAGAAAAGCCGCCACAAGTATCACAGAATGAAGTCCCATCGCATgtcataaaactaaaaaatgagTCATCTGTTACTGAGGGCCCGTACATTACTATTAATGAGCCTAAGAAAGACATTGTGCAGAacgatacaattttaataatttttacagcAACAGTCCCAAATACGGTCACAGAAGCCACGTTAGTCACAGAAGACAATACTATGTTTTCAACACAGTTAACTGAAGTAATCAGCAAGTCACCAGTAACAGGCAAGACCTCTCTTGTGAATGAACCAAAACAAGAAACTGTTAAGAACACTACACCCGTTacaatcaaaacaacaaagacCACAAATGACGCGAGGTCAAATTCAGCCACAGACGCAAGAGATAACTTTGTATTATCAACACAGTTTACAGAAATAGCAAATAAACCTACGCAAAAAACCCTTGAAAATAATATAGATACCACAATTAATACAATAGAGATTGCAAACGATGTAATGGTAAATACAGCCACAGAAGCAGTAGATTCCTCTATACTTCCAACACAGTTCACTGAAGTAATAAGTAAGTCCCCAGTAACAGACAAACCCACTCTTGCAAATGAACCCAAGCAAGAAATTGTTGAAAACAAAACAGATGTCACAATGAATCCGACAGATGTCTCAAATAATGAAAGGACGAATTCAGCCTCAGAAGCAGTAGATTATTCTATGTTATCAACACAATTTATCCAAGTTACTAATAAGTCCCCAGTAACCGACAAACCTAATACTATTAATGAATCCAAGCGGACAACTGTTGAGAacaattcagttttaaaaacaACGGCTTCTTATGACACAAAGCTAACTTCAATCACagaacttttaaatatttctacaCTTTCAGCAAACTTTGCCAAGGTTACAAATGAGTCACGAGATGCAGAGCCTCCTAATATTGTTAATGAACACAAGCAAGAAAGGACCGGTGATATGATGAAGAAATATTCAGACACAGAAGCTTTAAGTAATTCCACATTTTCTGTACATTTCACTGGAGCCACCAATAAGTCGCCAGTAGCAGAGTACATTAGTATTAGGAATGGATCTAATCAAGATGGTgctcaaaataataaatttataataattcaCACAACAACAGCTTCTGGTATCTTTCAAAAAGAATCGGTAAAAGATGCCACGTATAATTCCACATTTTCAAATCATTTTACTATAACTGAGTCACCAGTAATAGCCTATCCTTATGTTGTCGATGAACCTAAGCAAGAAACAACTGAGAACATTAAGAATACCGTTTTATCAGCCTCTACAACAACGGCTCCTAATGACATAGGAACAAATTCGCTCAAAGACGATTTTACACGTttcgaacattttatcaaagAAACAACTGAGTTACCAGCAACACCCTATCCTCATGTTATCAATGAACTTAAGCAACATGTGGTTGCGAGTGATACACTTTTGACAAATTATGCAATGGCTCCTGAAAATGCGCGGAAAGAATTAGTTAAAAATGCcacagaaaataattttgacgGAGTAACAACTGAGTCAACGTATTCTAGTAATATTGCTGGACGCAAGCAAACAATTGTTGATAGTAGTCAACTTTTGATCGTTCATACAACGGCTCCCGATATCTTGACGACAAAATCAAACACAGAATTCGTAGATAATTCTGCATATATTGCACATTCAAATGTTAATCAACCCAAGCAAGAGAGTGTTAAAACAAGTGCAATTTCACCAGTAAATACAATATCGGCTAACAATTACGGTACAGAACCCAAAGTTAAGGACTCGACAACAGTATCAGATCTGGTTACAAATGAACCAGCAGGACTGATAGGTGAAAATAATACACGTATCGATCATGTAAGAGCCAAAATAGGAGAAACTTACCAAGAAAATATAACTACTGATTTCACGAATCCTCCGAAGCATTTAGAGACGACTACGTTAGGACTTTTTTCTACTAATAATGAACCGGTCGCCACATTCCAAGACGCAGTTGCGACTACTACCtataagaataatttaaaaaacagtTTGACTAAACTATTTCCCCTCAAAGTTGCGGACATTAATAAAACTGATAACATTGGATTTGTAAATAAGGATATTGGCACCGCTCCTAATACGGCCATGAATCCTGATGTATCACCAATAATAAGTCTACCTGAAATACCTCCTTTAAATAAGTTTGTGGGTGCACCTACCAGTAGCTTGCCAGAAATCGTCGATACAGTTTCGAAAAAGGATTCCACAAAGGTGTATGAAAAACTATTAATGGATGGCCCACAAAATGCTGATATTAATGGACACTCTACGACAGAATACATACCCGAAACTAGTACTACGCATGCCATAGATGGTATCGATTATACTAACATTAAGAAAATATCGAGTTTTGGGATGAATACACAATCTATTATCAGCGTGACTACTGAAACAGCGTTTGCATCCCTTGGAACATCTGTTGATTGGAGTGCGTCAGATAAGACGGACAGAGTTAACACGGAAACTGTACTTTCTGAAATTTCTACCAAGACTGATACTGGACCGACAAGGTATACAACCGATAAAATTTCATCATCAACAGTAATAAACTATATAGATAAAAGTATCAAGATAGTGTCAGAATCCAATTTGGTAAATTCCTCAAACGCAATACAAAGTAGGAAGTTGGAACCGTCGAATTTAAATCCATTATTATCGCCtgattatataaaaacaataaggcCACAAGACTCAAGCATGTACATCACTACCTCTGATTATAATCCTGCGGATTTCACTCAAGTTGAACAGCCGGTAACGAAGAAGTTTGAAGTTTTACAACAGAAACCGACAACGATTGTGGATTTATTCAAGCCTGTAACTGATACGTATACATTACCAGCGGTAGaagaaaaaactgaaaatattaaacGCGTGTCAGTTACTGAAGCAACACTGCCCAGGAACTCAGTCTTCAAAGGGATTAATCCAACAAGTCAAGACTTTAATTACGtgactgaaaaaaataacatttacgtTTCCTCGCAGGAACCTatgctaaataaattaaacaaaatacctaaGGTGGATACtgaattttcaataaataatgctATGGCTAGCACAACTATTTTGCCAAAAACATTTAAGACACTTGTGATAAGAAACAACGACATGATAATAACTGACGCTAGTATATTTACATCGAGTTCAACACCACCGGTACCAGtagaaaataacttaaaaatatataaagaattGCCAATTTCAAGTTCAAAACCAACGGAGACAAAAACAACAGAATATTATAGTGTAaagccagtcttaccaataACAGAAGTTCCATTCGTTAAAACCACTACTGTTGCCAGTCAACCAAGCAAAATTCCAACCCAAACAATGCCTAAATCAGTAAGTGAAACAGACAGTGATATACTCAAAACTACAGGTTTTCCAAAACTACTGATTCAGATGGAAAATAACAAGTCTACCCGGTCGACAAAAGGCAAAACAACTGAAACGGTCAGTTTAGCTACGGAACCAGATTCGATGGTAGAAACTATCAAGGTGGAAGCAATTCCGAACCCAGTCGTTTCTTACACTATTACAAACAATAATTCGACTGATGGAATTAAAACAGGGAAAAGCAAAATTGATCATGAAAGCATAGTAATTGGAAATGTTTACAAAACTATTGGACCATCTAAAACCACCGATTTAAAGTTACTAGAGGATAATTCTAAAGTAGAAGCTATAAATCCAAAAAGTGATTGGATAAAATCAGATATCGACGTGGATATCgccaaaataaaagaaacatcTATTGAAGACACCACTAAGTCATCAGGCTTCGCATCCAAATCAGGTCCTGCAATTAAGACGTTATTACCGATACCTACCGCAACCGTACTGGTTAGGCCTAAGGTAAATCAAACAGCCGATTCCATTCAGCTCTCATCGGTAGCAATTCATCCTACAATCGCGACTCAAATCGAGTCAACCATTCCCAAAACAGAACCGAAACCTATCACTAAAGAAAATCAAAAAACAGTGACAAATGCTTTCataacagtaaataataaaacttcagATGGGAAATTACAATTCCAAGAACCTGTAAGAAATACGACTGATAGTTATCACATGAATAATGCAAAAGCAAACGTTACTACATCATATCATAAGTTATCACTTCAAAACAATACGTTCAATGACGATTTAACGGAGCATTTAATATCAACGAATCACACCATTACGACAGAAGTACAAAATCATTTGAATGAAAGTGataaacaaagtaataaaactaattattcAGTAACGTCAAATATAACGAGTACGCATTATCAAAACAATactgctttaaaaataaattcaggaGATAAAGGCTATTCTATTTCCGTATCTACTCCAcaagtttttagttgtttgaATCGTACTCGCGGCAAATACTCAGATAAAAGAGATTGTAGAAAATTCTATACTTGTATAGGCAACCTCCAGCCTATGATAGGAACTTGTCCAAACAACACCGTGTTTAGCGAAATTAATAAACAGTGTACGAGAAATTTATCGCATTGCGTGCGAAACAATCAGTTCCGATGTTTATTAGGGGGAAGGTTTAGTGACTTCTTCaaagataatatttattacatttgtgttaaaaataatatccacGGTTTTATACGGTATAAACTAAAATGCCAGAGTGGTTATCATTTAAACAAGGCCACAGTTAAATGCGAGAAAGACGAAGAGATATCAATTCAATCAGCGTCTTCTATAAGCGAAGCAAATAATGAGGAGAGCACTACAGTCAAAATTAAAAGTGATAAAATTACCAAAACAGGTTTTAAATGTGAGAATGAAGGTAATTTTCCATACGATAAggattgcaaaaaatattacgtttgtactaaaattaaaaGTGATTATCAATGGAAAATCAAGAAATGTCCCAGTGACGAAGTGTatgataaaaagaagaaaaagtgcGTAGATTCTGATAGCGGGGAATGTTAA